From the genome of Notolabrus celidotus isolate fNotCel1 chromosome 5, fNotCel1.pri, whole genome shotgun sequence, one region includes:
- the emsy gene encoding BRCA2-interacting transcriptional repressor EMSY isoform X4: MTMIQLEKPVLPGTMPVVWPTILDLGRDECKRILRKLELEAYAGVISALRAQGDLTKDKKDLLGELTKILGISTERHRAEVRRAVNDERLTTIAYHMSGPNSSSEWSIEGRRLVPLMPRLVPQTAFTVTANAVASATANQNASLLLPAETGNKEVVVCYSYTSTTCTSTSATATSGIGATVKSPRPPSPSSNVVVLPSGSTVYVKSVSCSDEDEKPRKRRRTNSSSSSPVMLKEVTKVSPQVSKSITVPVSGSPKMSNIMQSIANSLPPHLSPVKITFTKPTIQTTSSTTQKVIIVTTSPSSNFVPNILSKSHAHNNAALSKLAASSILTAPTQKQTVVFPASASPSNTVAVTTVVSSSPSVVMSTVASCAGSAGVKVASARLPSPKTMVGSPAQIMAQFPKQQSPKQLQQGSALGAAGVGQAQATCSSPGGKPTIQIKQESGVKIITQQVQPSKILPKPSSVLSSSSSSPIMVVSSNGAIMTTKLVTQPTATQATYTRPTVSPGIGARITASSGGTTYVKTTSGNIITVVPKSLATLGGKIISSNIVSGTTTKITTIPMTSKPNVIVVQKTTGKGATIQGLPGKNVVTTLLNAGGEKGLQAVQGTKPAIITASRPITKMIVTQPKGMGSGSQATATKIIPTKIVYGQQGKTQVLIKPKPVFQTALVEQTRQLVTETLQQVTRSVDILQGQTSGQDGSTKDEPGEASHSSAQEPHPVVHVVSSREQDWTEQEVSVESSPTIIYQEVSAGESQSATSTIKALLELQQTTVKEKGESKPRQHTIDLSQMAVPIQLAQEKKPSPESPRPSTSEAEPSTEYIPPALRLVFPSLSGKICRLAVSTDDDDVVMSSTQQLVKPFKSSVTHVTVVTKPAAAVTSAAQHVSQTPSDSQSKTDTVLEVGEMEGDTLDPQTGLFYRSSQSAPEPTKQTPHSAAAQPPTVSQTEPEQSRQTSSSTQPPPPPPPQLQSKPQISQPSSSSSIFPSNPPLIKKLPKLHVQSPPKPQVPTQSPKDRPVAAPAQAGAKVTSPGTPTKLLVTPQLPKLQQAPTSHHRPLHTPMSHPPPLQAHHPVSTEKTSSSQQPIITQSATVTKISFGSSHHPSPVFSSAEATAKLIPESSSGPSGEKSSVSDILKISMMEAEIDPSIEPMVVDSSSDSGPLVKALEVRAVSGTLDSGQFISSSGTSIHHSHAKPQQFSCMPSLAAQRSKEDLEVIEFSILPDSSQSNVVVEPSGFLEITNYTSQQQEEDSPMEQEVDSSNDEAAAASPPDQP; this comes from the exons ATG ACCATGATTCAGCTGGAGAAGCCGGTTCTGCCTGGTACCATGCCGGTGGTATGGCCCACCATCCTCGACCTGGGCAGGGATGAGTGTAAGAGAATTCTCCGGAAACTGG AGCTGGAGGCGTATGCTGGAGTTATCAGCGCCCTGCGAGCCCAGGGAGACCTGACAAAAGACAAGAAGGACCTGCTGGGAGAACTCACTAAGATCCTTGG CATCTCCACAGAGCGCCATCGTGCAGAGGTCCGCAGGGCTGTCAACGATGAACGCCTCACCACCATTGCGTATCA CATGTCGGGTCCTAACAGCTCCTCTGAATGGTCGATTGAAGGACGCCGACTGGTTCCTTTGATGCCTCGGCTCGTCCCGCAGACAGCCTTCACTGTGACTGCTAATGCTGTAGCCAGCGCCACGGCCAATCAGAACGCCTCCCTACTGCTGCCAGCtgagacaggaaacaaagaag TGGTTGTCTGTTACTCTTACACAAGCACCACCTGCACTTCCACGAGCGCCACAGCCACCAGTGGCATCGGAGCAACCGTCAAATCACCACGACCACCCAGTCCCTCATCCAACGTGGTGGTGCTGCCCAGCGGGAGCACGGTCTACGTGAAAA GTGTGAGCTGTTCCGATGAGGACGAGAAGCCTCGCAAGAGAAGAAGAACCAACTCCTCCAGCTCGTCTCCGGTGATGCTGAAGGAAGTCACCAAAGTGTCCCCACAGGTGTCCAAGAGCATCACAGTGCCGGTGAGCGGCAGCCCCAAGATGAGCAACATCATGCAGAGCATCGCCAACTCACTGCCACCCCACCTGTCCCCGGTCAAGATCACCTTCACCAAGCCCACCATCCAGACCACCAGCTCCACCACACAGAAG GTCATCATCGTTACAACGTCTCCCAGCTCCAACTTCGTCCCCAACATCCTGTCAAAGTCTCACGCTCACAACAACGCCGCTCTGTCTAAACTGGCCGCCTCCTCCATCCTGACGGCGCCAACGCAGAAACAGACCGTGGTGTTCCCAGCCAGCGCCAGCCCGTCCAACACTGTTGCAGTGACCACAGTCGTGTCCTCCTCCCCATCAGTGGTCATGTCCACTGTGGCGTCAT GTGCTGGTTCAGCCGGAGTGAAGGTGGCGTCTGCCAGACTTCCTTCACCCAAAACAATGGTGGGCTCCCCGGCTCAGATCATGGCTCAGTTCCCCAAACAGCAGTCGCccaaacagctgcagcagggcTCAGCTTTGGGTGCTGCTGGTGTCGGTCAGGCCCAGGCCACCTGTAGCTCACCTGGAGGAAAACCTACCATCCAGATCAAACAGGAGTCCG GAGTAAAGATAATCACTCAGCAGGTCCAACCCAGTAAAATCCTCCCCAAGCCGTCGTCAGTTCTCTCTAGCAGCAGCTCGTCCCCCATCATGGTTGTCAGCAGCAATGGAGCCATCATGACCACCAAACTGGTCACCCAGCCCACAG CCACCCAGGCCACCTACACCAGACCCACTGTGAGCCCGGGCATCGGTGCCAGAATCACAGCCTCCAGCGGCGGGACCACTTATGTGAAGACCACAAGCGGTAACATCATCACAGTGGTGCCCAAGTCTCTGGCCACGCTGGGCGGGAAGATCATCAGCAGCAACATCGTCTCTG gaacaaCCACGAAGATCACAACCATCCCCATGACCTCCAAACCAAACGTCATCGTGGTGCAGAAGACCACGGGGAAGGGAGCGACCATCCAGGGACTGCCGGGCAAGAACGTGGTCACCACTCTTTTAAATGCCGGG GGTGAGAAGGGCTTGCAGGCTGTCCAGGGGACTAAACCGGCAATCATCACCGCCTCCAGACCCATCACCAAGATGATCGTCACCCAGCCCAAAGGCATGGGCTCTGGGTCCCAGGCCACCGCCACCAAGATCATCCCCACCAAGATCGTCTACGGCCAGCAGGGCAAGACTCAG GTTCTCATTAAGCCTAAGCCGGTCTTCCAGACAGCATTAGTCGAGCAGACCCGGCAGCTGGTCACCGAGACTCTGCAGCAGGTGACCCGCTCAGTCGACATCTTGCAGGGTCAGACCTCAGGCCAGGACGGGTCCACGAAGGACGAGCCCGGCGAGGCTTCCCACAGCAGTGCTCAAG AGCCTCACCCTGTAGTGCACGTGGTCTCCTCCAGAGAGCAGGATTGGACCGAGCAGGAAGTCTCCGTGGAGTCCAGCCCCACTATTATCTACCAGGAGGTGTCTGCCGGGGAATCCCAGTCGGCTACTTCTACCATTAAAGCTTtgctggagctgcagcagaCAACAG TGAAGGAGAAGGGAGAGTCCAAACCCAGACAGCACACCATCGACCTGAGTCAGATGGCCGTGCCCATACAGCTGGCCCAGGAGAAGAAACCCAGCCCCGAGTCCCCCAGACCCTCCACCTCAGAGGCTGAACCCAGCACTGAGTACATCCCACCAG CCTTACGCCTGgtattcccctctctctcaggtAAAATCTGCAGGCTGGCGGTGTCCACAGACGACGATGACGTGGTCATGTCCTCCACTCAGCAGCTGGTGAAGCCTTTCAAGAGCAGCGTCACCCATGTTACTGTGGTGAccaaacctgctgctgctgtcacctCTGCAGCTCAGCACGTCAGCCAAACG CCGTCTGACAGTCAGAGTAAAACTGACACAGTGTTAGAGGTTGGAGAGATGGAGGGCGACACGTTGGATCCTCAGACAGGTTTATTCTATCGCTCCAGCCAATCAGCTCCTGAACCCACGAAACAAACCCCCCACTCTGCAGCCGCTCAGCCTCCAACTGTGAGCCAGACTGAGCCCGAGCAGAGCCGGCAGACCTCATCCTCCACCCagcctcctccaccacctcctccacagCTGCAGAGCAAACCTCAGATCAGCCagccatcctcctcctcctccatcttcccCTCCAATCCTCCTCTCATCAAGAAACTCCCAAAGCTACACGTGCAGAGTCCACCCAAACCCCAGGTCCCCACCCAGAGCCCCAAAGACAGACCTGTGGCTGCTCCAGCACAAGCGGGGGCAAAGGTAACGAGCCCAGGCACGCCAACTAAACTTCTGGTGACGCCGCAGCTCCCGAAACTCCAACAAGCACCAACGTCCCACCACAGACCGCTGCACACACCCATGTCCCATCCGCCACCCCTGCAGGCACACCACCCGGTCAGCACGGAGAAGACTTCCTCCAGCCAG CAGCCAATCATCACACAGAGTGCCACCGTCACTAAGATCTCCTTTGGCAGCTCCCACCATCCATCACCAGTCTTCAGCAGCGCAGAGGCCACAGCCAAACTGATCCCAGAGTCCAGCTCCGGCCCCTCAGGAGAGAAATCCTCCGTGTCAGACATCCTGAAGATCTCAATGATGGAGGCGGAGATCGACCCCAGCATAGAGCCAATGGTGGTGGACTCCTCCAGCGACTCTGGCCCTCTGGTGAAAGCTCTGGAGGTCCGGGCCGTGTCAGGCACGCTGGACTCGGGCCAGTTCATCAGCAGCTCTGGGACCTCTATACATCATTCCCACGCAAAGCCACAGCAGTTCAGCTGCATGCCGAGCCTCGCTGCACAGAGGAGCAAAGAGGACCTGGAGGTCATCGAG TTCTCCATCCTGCCGGACTCCAGCCAGTCCAACGTGGTGGTGGAGCCCAGCGGCTTCCTGGAAATCACCAACTACACCagccagcagcaggaggaggacagcCCCATGGAGCAGGAGGTGGACAGCAGCAACGACGAGGCGGCTGCAGCCAGCCCCCCCGACCAACCGTGA
- the emsy gene encoding BRCA2-interacting transcriptional repressor EMSY isoform X5 yields MTMIQLEKPVLPGTMPVVWPTILDLGRDECKRILRKLELEAYAGVISALRAQGDLTKDKKDLLGELTKILGISTERHRAEVRRAVNDERLTTIAYHMSGPNSSSEWSIEGRRLVPLMPRLVPQTAFTVTANAVASATANQNASLLLPAETGNKEVVVCYSYTSTTCTSTSATATSGIGATVKSPRPPSPSSNVVVLPSGSTVYVKSVSCSDEDEKPRKRRRTNSSSSSPVMLKEVTKVSPQVSKSITVPVSGSPKMSNIMQSIANSLPPHLSPVKITFTKPTIQTTSSTTQKVIIVTTSPSSNFVPNILSKSHAHNNAALSKLAASSILTAPTQKQTVVFPASASPSNTVAVTTVVSSSPSVVMSTVASCAGSAGVKVASARLPSPKTMVGSPAQIMAQFPKQQSPKQLQQGSALGAAGVGQAQATCSSPGGKPTIQIKQESGVKIITQQVQPSKILPKPSSVLSSSSSSPIMVVSSNGAIMTTKLVTQPTATQATYTRPTVSPGIGARITASSGGTTYVKTTSGNIITVVPKSLATLGGKIISSNIVSGTTTKITTIPMTSKPNVIVVQKTTGKGATIQGLPGKNVVTTLLNAGGLQAVQGTKPAIITASRPITKMIVTQPKGMGSGSQATATKIIPTKIVYGQQGKTQVLIKPKPVFQTALVEQTRQLVTETLQQVTRSVDILQGQTSGQDGSTKDEPGEASHSSAQEPHPVVHVVSSREQDWTEQEVSVESSPTIIYQEVSAGESQSATSTIKALLELQQTTVKEKGESKPRQHTIDLSQMAVPIQLAQEKKPSPESPRPSTSEAEPSTEYIPPALRLVFPSLSGKICRLAVSTDDDDVVMSSTQQLVKPFKSSVTHVTVVTKPAAAVTSAAQHVSQTPSDSQSKTDTVLEVGEMEGDTLDPQTGLFYRSSQSAPEPTKQTPHSAAAQPPTVSQTEPEQSRQTSSSTQPPPPPPPQLQSKPQISQPSSSSSIFPSNPPLIKKLPKLHVQSPPKPQVPTQSPKDRPVAAPAQAGAKVTSPGTPTKLLVTPQLPKLQQAPTSHHRPLHTPMSHPPPLQAHHPVSTEKTSSSQQPIITQSATVTKISFGSSHHPSPVFSSAEATAKLIPESSSGPSGEKSSVSDILKISMMEAEIDPSIEPMVVDSSSDSGPLVKALEVRAVSGTLDSGQFISSSGTSIHHSHAKPQQFSCMPSLAAQRSKEDLEVIEFSILPDSSQSNVVVEPSGFLEITNYTSQQQEEDSPMEQEVDSSNDEAAAASPPDQP; encoded by the exons ATG ACCATGATTCAGCTGGAGAAGCCGGTTCTGCCTGGTACCATGCCGGTGGTATGGCCCACCATCCTCGACCTGGGCAGGGATGAGTGTAAGAGAATTCTCCGGAAACTGG AGCTGGAGGCGTATGCTGGAGTTATCAGCGCCCTGCGAGCCCAGGGAGACCTGACAAAAGACAAGAAGGACCTGCTGGGAGAACTCACTAAGATCCTTGG CATCTCCACAGAGCGCCATCGTGCAGAGGTCCGCAGGGCTGTCAACGATGAACGCCTCACCACCATTGCGTATCA CATGTCGGGTCCTAACAGCTCCTCTGAATGGTCGATTGAAGGACGCCGACTGGTTCCTTTGATGCCTCGGCTCGTCCCGCAGACAGCCTTCACTGTGACTGCTAATGCTGTAGCCAGCGCCACGGCCAATCAGAACGCCTCCCTACTGCTGCCAGCtgagacaggaaacaaagaag TGGTTGTCTGTTACTCTTACACAAGCACCACCTGCACTTCCACGAGCGCCACAGCCACCAGTGGCATCGGAGCAACCGTCAAATCACCACGACCACCCAGTCCCTCATCCAACGTGGTGGTGCTGCCCAGCGGGAGCACGGTCTACGTGAAAA GTGTGAGCTGTTCCGATGAGGACGAGAAGCCTCGCAAGAGAAGAAGAACCAACTCCTCCAGCTCGTCTCCGGTGATGCTGAAGGAAGTCACCAAAGTGTCCCCACAGGTGTCCAAGAGCATCACAGTGCCGGTGAGCGGCAGCCCCAAGATGAGCAACATCATGCAGAGCATCGCCAACTCACTGCCACCCCACCTGTCCCCGGTCAAGATCACCTTCACCAAGCCCACCATCCAGACCACCAGCTCCACCACACAGAAG GTCATCATCGTTACAACGTCTCCCAGCTCCAACTTCGTCCCCAACATCCTGTCAAAGTCTCACGCTCACAACAACGCCGCTCTGTCTAAACTGGCCGCCTCCTCCATCCTGACGGCGCCAACGCAGAAACAGACCGTGGTGTTCCCAGCCAGCGCCAGCCCGTCCAACACTGTTGCAGTGACCACAGTCGTGTCCTCCTCCCCATCAGTGGTCATGTCCACTGTGGCGTCAT GTGCTGGTTCAGCCGGAGTGAAGGTGGCGTCTGCCAGACTTCCTTCACCCAAAACAATGGTGGGCTCCCCGGCTCAGATCATGGCTCAGTTCCCCAAACAGCAGTCGCccaaacagctgcagcagggcTCAGCTTTGGGTGCTGCTGGTGTCGGTCAGGCCCAGGCCACCTGTAGCTCACCTGGAGGAAAACCTACCATCCAGATCAAACAGGAGTCCG GAGTAAAGATAATCACTCAGCAGGTCCAACCCAGTAAAATCCTCCCCAAGCCGTCGTCAGTTCTCTCTAGCAGCAGCTCGTCCCCCATCATGGTTGTCAGCAGCAATGGAGCCATCATGACCACCAAACTGGTCACCCAGCCCACAG CCACCCAGGCCACCTACACCAGACCCACTGTGAGCCCGGGCATCGGTGCCAGAATCACAGCCTCCAGCGGCGGGACCACTTATGTGAAGACCACAAGCGGTAACATCATCACAGTGGTGCCCAAGTCTCTGGCCACGCTGGGCGGGAAGATCATCAGCAGCAACATCGTCTCTG gaacaaCCACGAAGATCACAACCATCCCCATGACCTCCAAACCAAACGTCATCGTGGTGCAGAAGACCACGGGGAAGGGAGCGACCATCCAGGGACTGCCGGGCAAGAACGTGGTCACCACTCTTTTAAATGCCGGG GGCTTGCAGGCTGTCCAGGGGACTAAACCGGCAATCATCACCGCCTCCAGACCCATCACCAAGATGATCGTCACCCAGCCCAAAGGCATGGGCTCTGGGTCCCAGGCCACCGCCACCAAGATCATCCCCACCAAGATCGTCTACGGCCAGCAGGGCAAGACTCAG GTTCTCATTAAGCCTAAGCCGGTCTTCCAGACAGCATTAGTCGAGCAGACCCGGCAGCTGGTCACCGAGACTCTGCAGCAGGTGACCCGCTCAGTCGACATCTTGCAGGGTCAGACCTCAGGCCAGGACGGGTCCACGAAGGACGAGCCCGGCGAGGCTTCCCACAGCAGTGCTCAAG AGCCTCACCCTGTAGTGCACGTGGTCTCCTCCAGAGAGCAGGATTGGACCGAGCAGGAAGTCTCCGTGGAGTCCAGCCCCACTATTATCTACCAGGAGGTGTCTGCCGGGGAATCCCAGTCGGCTACTTCTACCATTAAAGCTTtgctggagctgcagcagaCAACAG TGAAGGAGAAGGGAGAGTCCAAACCCAGACAGCACACCATCGACCTGAGTCAGATGGCCGTGCCCATACAGCTGGCCCAGGAGAAGAAACCCAGCCCCGAGTCCCCCAGACCCTCCACCTCAGAGGCTGAACCCAGCACTGAGTACATCCCACCAG CCTTACGCCTGgtattcccctctctctcaggtAAAATCTGCAGGCTGGCGGTGTCCACAGACGACGATGACGTGGTCATGTCCTCCACTCAGCAGCTGGTGAAGCCTTTCAAGAGCAGCGTCACCCATGTTACTGTGGTGAccaaacctgctgctgctgtcacctCTGCAGCTCAGCACGTCAGCCAAACG CCGTCTGACAGTCAGAGTAAAACTGACACAGTGTTAGAGGTTGGAGAGATGGAGGGCGACACGTTGGATCCTCAGACAGGTTTATTCTATCGCTCCAGCCAATCAGCTCCTGAACCCACGAAACAAACCCCCCACTCTGCAGCCGCTCAGCCTCCAACTGTGAGCCAGACTGAGCCCGAGCAGAGCCGGCAGACCTCATCCTCCACCCagcctcctccaccacctcctccacagCTGCAGAGCAAACCTCAGATCAGCCagccatcctcctcctcctccatcttcccCTCCAATCCTCCTCTCATCAAGAAACTCCCAAAGCTACACGTGCAGAGTCCACCCAAACCCCAGGTCCCCACCCAGAGCCCCAAAGACAGACCTGTGGCTGCTCCAGCACAAGCGGGGGCAAAGGTAACGAGCCCAGGCACGCCAACTAAACTTCTGGTGACGCCGCAGCTCCCGAAACTCCAACAAGCACCAACGTCCCACCACAGACCGCTGCACACACCCATGTCCCATCCGCCACCCCTGCAGGCACACCACCCGGTCAGCACGGAGAAGACTTCCTCCAGCCAG CAGCCAATCATCACACAGAGTGCCACCGTCACTAAGATCTCCTTTGGCAGCTCCCACCATCCATCACCAGTCTTCAGCAGCGCAGAGGCCACAGCCAAACTGATCCCAGAGTCCAGCTCCGGCCCCTCAGGAGAGAAATCCTCCGTGTCAGACATCCTGAAGATCTCAATGATGGAGGCGGAGATCGACCCCAGCATAGAGCCAATGGTGGTGGACTCCTCCAGCGACTCTGGCCCTCTGGTGAAAGCTCTGGAGGTCCGGGCCGTGTCAGGCACGCTGGACTCGGGCCAGTTCATCAGCAGCTCTGGGACCTCTATACATCATTCCCACGCAAAGCCACAGCAGTTCAGCTGCATGCCGAGCCTCGCTGCACAGAGGAGCAAAGAGGACCTGGAGGTCATCGAG TTCTCCATCCTGCCGGACTCCAGCCAGTCCAACGTGGTGGTGGAGCCCAGCGGCTTCCTGGAAATCACCAACTACACCagccagcagcaggaggaggacagcCCCATGGAGCAGGAGGTGGACAGCAGCAACGACGAGGCGGCTGCAGCCAGCCCCCCCGACCAACCGTGA